A genomic region of Ovis aries strain OAR_USU_Benz2616 breed Rambouillet chromosome 20, ARS-UI_Ramb_v3.0, whole genome shotgun sequence contains the following coding sequences:
- the LOC114109632 gene encoding LOW QUALITY PROTEIN: ribosomal biogenesis factor-like (The sequence of the model RefSeq protein was modified relative to this genomic sequence to represent the inferred CDS: inserted 2 bases in 1 codon): protein MAKNKLRGQKSRNVFHIASQKSFKVKNKAKPVTTNLKKINIMNDEKVNXVNKAFIDIQKELANFSKGLSLEPLQKQLMSQQCHENVPVNVDEATGLMAQL, encoded by the exons ATGGCCAAGAACAAACTAAGAGGGCAGAAGTCCAGGAATGTATTCCACATAGCCAGTCAAAAAAGCTTTaaggttaaaaataaagcaaaaccagTTACCACTAATCTTAAGAAGATAAACATTATGAATGATGAAAAAGTTAA AGTGAATAAAGCTTTTATAGATATACAGAAGGAACTGGCAAACTTCTCAAAAGGCCTTTCCCTTGAACCTCTGCAGAAGCAACTGATGTCTCAGCAGTGTCATGAAAATGTACCAGTTAACGTTGATGAAGCTACAGGGTTAATGGCTCAGTTGTAA
- the LOC101105860 gene encoding MHC class I polypeptide-related sequence B isoform X1 has protein sequence MHVLHPQHLEQVRTQNLSVKHLMCTCLQKADSSVVPPSPGSHSLSYNMTVLSRDGFVQSRFFAEGYLDHQVFLHYDHKKGRAEPWGRWAEKLGSEIWETESKDLNETWKELRKLLAEILSLQKEKGGFHSLQETVGCKIPEDSHPWGFWLLHFNGELLLSCSPEAHGCALPQPSAQTLAMEVVKSWDTDGFLSKHYQAHVQGELCGRLRGYLESWTGFMERTVPPAVNVTRSQDLEGMVHLTCKAFGFFPRNISVVWFQDEEPMSRDAQESGGVLPDGNGTYYTWETIKIPQGEEERVKCIVEHSGNHSAHLPPLGKSLVHQRSWWIVSIPVVFIIGFCVCCCIKKRKTASATGRPEPISLQDLDQFQMEPTDHNGLTHPEFQSLCQTPAPSVCRPEFSS, from the exons ATGCATGTTCTGCATCCTCAGCACCTGGAGCAGGTCAGGACACAGAACTTGTCTGTTAAACATCTGATGTGCACTTGTCTCCAGAAAGCAGATTCATCTGTGGTTCCTCCTTCCCCAGGATCCCACAGTCTTTCTTACAACATGACAGTGCTTTCCCGGGATGGCTTTGTGCAGTCCAGGTTTTTTGCCGAGGGATACTTGGATCATCAGGTCTTCCTGCACTATGATCACAAAAAAGGCAGGGCAGAGCCCTGGGGACGGTGGGCTGAAAAGCTGGGATCAGAGATCTGGGAGACAGAGTCCAAGGACTTGAACGAGACCTGGAAGGAGCTTAGGAAACTTCTAGCAGAAATCCTGTCActgcagaaggagaaaggag gCTTCCATTCCCTCCAGGAGACTGTGGGCTGCAAGATCCCTGAAGACAGCCACCCCTGGGGCTTCTGGCTTCTCCACTTCAATGGGGAGCTCCTCCTCTCCTGTTCCCCGGAGGCCCACGGAtgtgccctgccccagccctcggCTCAGACCTTGGCCATGGAAGTGGTTAAGTCTTGGGACACAGACGGCTTTCTAAGCAAGCATTACCAGGCCCACGTGCAGGGAGAACTTTGTGGGAGACTGCGGGGCTACCTGGAGTCCTGGACGGGCTTCATGGAGAGGACAG TGCCCCCAGCCGTGAATGTGACCCGCAGCCAGGACTTGGAGGGCATGGTCCACCTCACATGCAAGGCTTTTGGCTTCTTTCCCCGGAATATTTCAGTGGTCTGGTTTCAGGATGAGGAGCCCATGAGCCGGGACGCCCAGGAGTCTGGGGGTGTCCTGCCTGATGGGAATGGGACCTACTACACCTGGGAAACCATAAAAATTCCCCAAGGAGAGGAGGAGCGGGTCAAGTGCATTGTGGAACACAGCGGAAATCACAGTGCACACCTCCCACCCTTGG GAAAGAGCCTGGTGCACCAGAGATCATGGTGGATCGTGAGCATTCCTGTTGTTTTTATCATCGGATTTTGTGTCTGTTGTTGTATTAAGAAGAGGAAGACAGCATCAGCTACAGGGAGGCCAG agCCTATTAGCCTACAAGACCTGGATCAATTCCAGATGGAACCAACTGATCATAATGGCCTCACACACCCAGAATTTCAGTCCTTGTGTCAGACTCCGGCTCCATCAGTCTGCAGGCCTGAGTTCAGTTCCTAG
- the LOC101105860 gene encoding MHC class I polypeptide-related sequence B isoform X4, which translates to MTVLSRDGFVQSRFFAEGYLDHQVFLHYDHKKGRAEPWGRWAEKLGSEIWETESKDLNETWKELRKLLAEILSLQKEKGGFHSLQETVGCKIPEDSHPWGFWLLHFNGELLLSCSPEAHGCALPQPSAQTLAMEVVKSWDTDGFLSKHYQAHVQGELCGRLRGYLESWTGFMERTVPPAVNVTRSQDLEGMVHLTCKAFGFFPRNISVVWFQDEEPMSRDAQESGGVLPDGNGTYYTWETIKIPQGEEERVKCIVEHSGNHSAHLPPLGKSLVHQRSWWIVSIPVVFIIGFCVCCCIKKRKTASATGRPGEKLGRGALCEIRQR; encoded by the exons ATGACAGTGCTTTCCCGGGATGGCTTTGTGCAGTCCAGGTTTTTTGCCGAGGGATACTTGGATCATCAGGTCTTCCTGCACTATGATCACAAAAAAGGCAGGGCAGAGCCCTGGGGACGGTGGGCTGAAAAGCTGGGATCAGAGATCTGGGAGACAGAGTCCAAGGACTTGAACGAGACCTGGAAGGAGCTTAGGAAACTTCTAGCAGAAATCCTGTCActgcagaaggagaaaggag gCTTCCATTCCCTCCAGGAGACTGTGGGCTGCAAGATCCCTGAAGACAGCCACCCCTGGGGCTTCTGGCTTCTCCACTTCAATGGGGAGCTCCTCCTCTCCTGTTCCCCGGAGGCCCACGGAtgtgccctgccccagccctcggCTCAGACCTTGGCCATGGAAGTGGTTAAGTCTTGGGACACAGACGGCTTTCTAAGCAAGCATTACCAGGCCCACGTGCAGGGAGAACTTTGTGGGAGACTGCGGGGCTACCTGGAGTCCTGGACGGGCTTCATGGAGAGGACAG TGCCCCCAGCCGTGAATGTGACCCGCAGCCAGGACTTGGAGGGCATGGTCCACCTCACATGCAAGGCTTTTGGCTTCTTTCCCCGGAATATTTCAGTGGTCTGGTTTCAGGATGAGGAGCCCATGAGCCGGGACGCCCAGGAGTCTGGGGGTGTCCTGCCTGATGGGAATGGGACCTACTACACCTGGGAAACCATAAAAATTCCCCAAGGAGAGGAGGAGCGGGTCAAGTGCATTGTGGAACACAGCGGAAATCACAGTGCACACCTCCCACCCTTGG GAAAGAGCCTGGTGCACCAGAGATCATGGTGGATCGTGAGCATTCCTGTTGTTTTTATCATCGGATTTTGTGTCTGTTGTTGTATTAAGAAGAGGAAGACAGCATCAGCTACAGGGAGGCCAGGTGAGAAACTGGGCAGGGGTGCTCTGTGTGAGATTCGGCAGCGATGA
- the LOC101105860 gene encoding MHC class I polypeptide-related sequence B isoform X3 has product MHVLHPQHLEQVRTQNLSVKHLMCTCLQKADSSVVPPSPGSHSLSYNMTVLSRDGFVQSRFFAEGYLDHQVFLHYDHKKGRAEPWGRWAEKLGSEIWETESKDLNETWKELRKLLAEILSLQKEKGGFHSLQETVGCKIPEDSHPWGFWLLHFNGELLLSCSPEAHGCALPQPSAQTLAMEVVKSWDTDGFLSKHYQAHVQGELCGRLRGYLESWTGFMERTVPPAVNVTRSQDLEGMVHLTCKAFGFFPRNISVVWFQDEEPMSRDAQESGGVLPDGNGTYYTWETIKIPQGEEERVKCIVEHSGNHSAHLPPLGKSLVHQRSWWIVSIPVVFIIGFCVCCCIKKRKTASATGRPGEKSGQGRSA; this is encoded by the exons ATGCATGTTCTGCATCCTCAGCACCTGGAGCAGGTCAGGACACAGAACTTGTCTGTTAAACATCTGATGTGCACTTGTCTCCAGAAAGCAGATTCATCTGTGGTTCCTCCTTCCCCAGGATCCCACAGTCTTTCTTACAACATGACAGTGCTTTCCCGGGATGGCTTTGTGCAGTCCAGGTTTTTTGCCGAGGGATACTTGGATCATCAGGTCTTCCTGCACTATGATCACAAAAAAGGCAGGGCAGAGCCCTGGGGACGGTGGGCTGAAAAGCTGGGATCAGAGATCTGGGAGACAGAGTCCAAGGACTTGAACGAGACCTGGAAGGAGCTTAGGAAACTTCTAGCAGAAATCCTGTCActgcagaaggagaaaggag gCTTCCATTCCCTCCAGGAGACTGTGGGCTGCAAGATCCCTGAAGACAGCCACCCCTGGGGCTTCTGGCTTCTCCACTTCAATGGGGAGCTCCTCCTCTCCTGTTCCCCGGAGGCCCACGGAtgtgccctgccccagccctcggCTCAGACCTTGGCCATGGAAGTGGTTAAGTCTTGGGACACAGACGGCTTTCTAAGCAAGCATTACCAGGCCCACGTGCAGGGAGAACTTTGTGGGAGACTGCGGGGCTACCTGGAGTCCTGGACGGGCTTCATGGAGAGGACAG TGCCCCCAGCCGTGAATGTGACCCGCAGCCAGGACTTGGAGGGCATGGTCCACCTCACATGCAAGGCTTTTGGCTTCTTTCCCCGGAATATTTCAGTGGTCTGGTTTCAGGATGAGGAGCCCATGAGCCGGGACGCCCAGGAGTCTGGGGGTGTCCTGCCTGATGGGAATGGGACCTACTACACCTGGGAAACCATAAAAATTCCCCAAGGAGAGGAGGAGCGGGTCAAGTGCATTGTGGAACACAGCGGAAATCACAGTGCACACCTCCCACCCTTGG GAAAGAGCCTGGTGCACCAGAGATCATGGTGGATCGTGAGCATTCCTGTTGTTTTTATCATCGGATTTTGTGTCTGTTGTTGTATTAAGAAGAGGAAGACAGCATCAGCTACAGGGAGGCCAG
- the LOC101105860 gene encoding MHC class I polypeptide-related sequence B isoform X2, producing the protein MGLSCVWQCLAVAAVFVSLGNAAGSHSLSYNMTVLSRDGFVQSRFFAEGYLDHQVFLHYDHKKGRAEPWGRWAEKLGSEIWETESKDLNETWKELRKLLAEILSLQKEKGGFHSLQETVGCKIPEDSHPWGFWLLHFNGELLLSCSPEAHGCALPQPSAQTLAMEVVKSWDTDGFLSKHYQAHVQGELCGRLRGYLESWTGFMERTVPPAVNVTRSQDLEGMVHLTCKAFGFFPRNISVVWFQDEEPMSRDAQESGGVLPDGNGTYYTWETIKIPQGEEERVKCIVEHSGNHSAHLPPLGKSLVHQRSWWIVSIPVVFIIGFCVCCCIKKRKTASATGRPEPISLQDLDQFQMEPTDHNGLTHPEFQSLCQTPAPSVCRPEFSS; encoded by the exons ATGGGGCTCTCTTGTGTCTGGCAGTGTCTAGCCGTCGCTGCCGTTTTTGTGTCCCTGGGTAACGCCGCCG GATCCCACAGTCTTTCTTACAACATGACAGTGCTTTCCCGGGATGGCTTTGTGCAGTCCAGGTTTTTTGCCGAGGGATACTTGGATCATCAGGTCTTCCTGCACTATGATCACAAAAAAGGCAGGGCAGAGCCCTGGGGACGGTGGGCTGAAAAGCTGGGATCAGAGATCTGGGAGACAGAGTCCAAGGACTTGAACGAGACCTGGAAGGAGCTTAGGAAACTTCTAGCAGAAATCCTGTCActgcagaaggagaaaggag gCTTCCATTCCCTCCAGGAGACTGTGGGCTGCAAGATCCCTGAAGACAGCCACCCCTGGGGCTTCTGGCTTCTCCACTTCAATGGGGAGCTCCTCCTCTCCTGTTCCCCGGAGGCCCACGGAtgtgccctgccccagccctcggCTCAGACCTTGGCCATGGAAGTGGTTAAGTCTTGGGACACAGACGGCTTTCTAAGCAAGCATTACCAGGCCCACGTGCAGGGAGAACTTTGTGGGAGACTGCGGGGCTACCTGGAGTCCTGGACGGGCTTCATGGAGAGGACAG TGCCCCCAGCCGTGAATGTGACCCGCAGCCAGGACTTGGAGGGCATGGTCCACCTCACATGCAAGGCTTTTGGCTTCTTTCCCCGGAATATTTCAGTGGTCTGGTTTCAGGATGAGGAGCCCATGAGCCGGGACGCCCAGGAGTCTGGGGGTGTCCTGCCTGATGGGAATGGGACCTACTACACCTGGGAAACCATAAAAATTCCCCAAGGAGAGGAGGAGCGGGTCAAGTGCATTGTGGAACACAGCGGAAATCACAGTGCACACCTCCCACCCTTGG GAAAGAGCCTGGTGCACCAGAGATCATGGTGGATCGTGAGCATTCCTGTTGTTTTTATCATCGGATTTTGTGTCTGTTGTTGTATTAAGAAGAGGAAGACAGCATCAGCTACAGGGAGGCCAG agCCTATTAGCCTACAAGACCTGGATCAATTCCAGATGGAACCAACTGATCATAATGGCCTCACACACCCAGAATTTCAGTCCTTGTGTCAGACTCCGGCTCCATCAGTCTGCAGGCCTGAGTTCAGTTCCTAG